Proteins encoded within one genomic window of Humulus lupulus chromosome 1, drHumLupu1.1, whole genome shotgun sequence:
- the LOC133797186 gene encoding caffeoyl-CoA O-methyltransferase, which produces MANNGEGEQNQVSRHQEVGHKSLLQSDALYQYILETSVYPREPESMKELREVTAKHPWNIMTTSADEGQFLNMLLKLINAKNTMEIGVYTGYSLLATALAIPEDGKILAMDINRENYELGLPIIEKAGVAHKIDFREGPALPVLDQMIEDGKYHGSFDFIFVDADKDNYLNYHKRLIDLVKVGGVIGYDNTLWNGSVVAPPDAPLRKYVRYYRDFVIELNKALAADPRIEICMLPVGDGVTICRRIS; this is translated from the exons ATGGCCAACAATGGTGAAGGAGAGCAAAACCAAGTCAGCAGGCACCAGGAGGTTGGCCACAAGAGTCTTCTCCAAAGCGATGCTCTGTACCAG TATATTCTTGAGACTAGTGTCTACCCAAGAGAACCTGAAAGCATGAAGGAGCTCAGGGAAGTGACTGCTAAGCATCCATG GAACATCATGACGACCTCAGCTGATGAAGGTCAATTCCTGAACATGCTTCTCAAGCTCATCAATGCCAAGAACACCATGGAGATCGGTGTTTACACTGGCTACTCTCTTCTCGCCACGGCTCTCGCTATTCCCGAAGACGGAAAG ATTCTGGCTATGGATATTAACAGAGAGAATTACGAACTGGGTCTCCCTATTATTGAAAAAGCTGGCGTTGCTCACAAGATCGATTTCAGAGAAGGCCCTGCTCTCCCTGTTCTTGATCAAATGATCGAAGAT GGAAAGTACCATGGGAGCTTTGACTTTATCTTCGTTGACGCTGACAAGGACAACTACTTGAACTACCACAAGAGGTTGATTGACCTAGTCAAGGTCGGCGGTGTAATTGGCTACGACAACACTCTCTGGAACGGTTCTGTGGTGGCGCCACCAGACGCACCACTCCGGAAGTACGTTAGGTACTACAGGGACTTCGTTATTGAACTCAACAAGGCACTCGCTGCTGACCCTAGGATCGAGATCTGTATGCTTCCCGTTGGTGATGGAGTCACTATATGCCGTCGGATCAGCTAA